The nucleotide window CGTCACCGACCTTGCCGATGAAGGCGCAGGACATGCCCAGGCGCTCGAGTGCAACCAGGACGTTGGCGGGGGCGCCCCCGGGGTTGCGCTCGAAGAGCTTCTGCCCTGCGGCAGAGGTCCCGGCGTCGGTGAAGTCGATGAGCAGCTCTCCAAGGGCGGTGACTGCAAACATGTGGGTTCCTTTCGGTTGGGTCCGCGTCGCTCAAGAGGGGGACGGCCGCTGGTGCGACCGTCCCCCGCAGGCGTGAGCGTGTGGTCAGGAGACGGCCTGCTGCCTACGTGAGGTCGATCAGGTCGTCACCGGCTGCGACGTCGGAGCCGGTGTGGCCCTCGACCGCGCCGTAGGAGTCGGTGTTGGTGACGATGACCATGGTGGTCGCGGGCTTTCCGGCGGCCTTGATGACCGAAAGGTCGACATCCATCAGGAGCTGGCCCTTGCTGACCTTGTCACCGGCTGCGACGTGGGCGGTGAAGGGCTCTCCCTTGAGCTCGACGGTGTCGATGCCAATGTGGAGAAGGACCTCGGCGCCTGCGTCGGAGAGCAGGCCCAGCGCGTGACCTGTCTCGGCGAGCAGGGTGACGCTGCCGTCGACGGGCGAGTAGACCTTGCCGTCACTCGGCTCGATGGCGGCGCCCTTCCCCATGGCCTCGGAGGCAAAGACGGGGTCCGAGACCTCGGTCATGGCGATGGCCCTGCCGCTCATGGGAGCCACGATCGTCTCGGAGGCGATGGAGACCGGAGCGGCGTTGTCGACGGCCGTGGCGACGGCGGCGGCCTGGTTTGCCGTGGCGGACACCTCGGCGACGGCCTCGGTGGTCTCGGCCTTGGTCGCGGCGGCGACGGCATCGTCACGGTAGATCACGGACGTGATGCCGAAGGCGACGCCAAAGGCGACGGCGAACATGATGGCGTACTGGATGGGCTGCTGGATGCACAGGAGGATGCCGAAGATGCCCGTGACGCCGGTGCCGCTGGCGGCCAGGTTGAAGAGGAAGCAGCAGAAGGCACCGCAGGCGGAGCCGATCATGCCGGCGACGAACGGCTTGATCTTGGGGAGGTTGACGCCGAAGATGGCGGGCTCGGTGATGCCGAGCAGGCAGGAGATGCCGGAAGGGACGGCCAGGGCCTTGGTCTTGTCAGACTTGGTCCTGAGCGAGACGGCCAGGCAGGCACCGCCCTGGGCGATGTTGGCGGCGCTGGCGATGGGCAGCCAGTACGTGACGCCGTAGTTGGCGAGCATGGAGACGTCTATCGCGGTGTACATCTGGTGC belongs to Olsenella uli DSM 7084 and includes:
- a CDS encoding PTS beta-glucoside transporter subunit IIBCA, giving the protein MALDHAQAAREILDAVGGAGNVVSAAHCATRLRLVIADDSKVDKAKLDDCVGAKGNFQAAGQLQVIYGTGTVNKVFDAFIAQSGVSAASKDEAKEAAANKGNALQRAIKVLSDVFVPIIPAIVASGMLMGIMGAISYMGTPAPDGAGFFTLDTTTVWWRIAALVNACALANLQILLGFSAATVFGGNPYLGASLGALLISSDFVNAYNASSAIADGSMVTLSVIPGLYSIDWVGYQGHVIPILVGVWILCFFEKRLHKLVPDMFDLFLTPLLSVSLAAYITILFIGPVFVWLENSILGVLQFLLSVPLGLGYMAIGLIYSPSVVTGLHQMYTAIDVSMLANYGVTYWLPIASAANIAQGGACLAVSLRTKSDKTKALAVPSGISCLLGITEPAIFGVNLPKIKPFVAGMIGSACGAFCCFLFNLAASGTGVTGIFGILLCIQQPIQYAIMFAVAFGVAFGITSVIYRDDAVAAATKAETTEAVAEVSATANQAAAVATAVDNAAPVSIASETIVAPMSGRAIAMTEVSDPVFASEAMGKGAAIEPSDGKVYSPVDGSVTLLAETGHALGLLSDAGAEVLLHIGIDTVELKGEPFTAHVAAGDKVSKGQLLMDVDLSVIKAAGKPATTMVIVTNTDSYGAVEGHTGSDVAAGDDLIDLT